Proteins encoded by one window of Rhodobacteraceae bacterium IMCC1335:
- a CDS encoding adenylate/guanylate cyclase domain-containing protein, translated as MGDVKRKFATILATDCVGFSKHMLEDEQATFESLNACREIIDSLIEQHGGRIFHTAGDSVLAEFESPIETVNCAIKFQEAIQERNETISDEDPRRKLLWRIGIHSDDVIFEKDNVYGNGVNIAARLEAQCVPGQILVSRAINEQVASRIEAISQAAGTKKLKNISSEFEVFTISTDKTNNLESADISEEQEETDRSQKPTLSILPFKNLNENEDSSFLIDGVYEDILTELSMVRQLSIVSRQSSVNFADSDKELDDFIAQFKVNYLIQGSIRSSGSKVRVTVSLLEADTKEIVWSKRFDRNLDDIFEVQDEIVRSVTQAILGEIELASLNRAKRKPTQNMSSYEFLLRGKEGHHAIDKEANAHALEMFDKAIEADPANAQAYAWKACTMGQALGRGWIEKSLEEVMPEFNKLMDHAVKADPNDFELHRLLCGISTMTGKFKAAVEHGKKAYDMVPNDPRILQQYGEILLKTGKTKQGCDLTLLALEYDPVAQGQTNSDKRKSDAVFGCLMDDRVELGLELAEEIEACSENILLFAAALSVAKHGSLEPCPWLIKDLKTCNFEGLEAAIEEMGRYDVVVQSTLREVFLDHVAKLQPKLQLVS; from the coding sequence ATGGGCGATGTTAAAAGAAAGTTTGCAACTATTCTTGCAACAGATTGCGTGGGCTTCAGCAAACATATGCTGGAAGATGAACAGGCAACCTTTGAAAGCTTAAACGCCTGCCGCGAAATCATTGACTCGCTTATCGAACAGCATGGTGGCCGAATTTTTCATACTGCGGGGGATTCCGTGCTTGCCGAATTTGAAAGCCCAATTGAAACCGTGAACTGCGCTATCAAATTCCAAGAAGCCATCCAAGAGCGCAATGAAACAATTTCAGATGAAGATCCACGGCGAAAATTACTTTGGAGAATTGGGATTCACTCAGATGACGTGATCTTCGAGAAAGACAATGTATACGGAAATGGCGTCAATATTGCGGCGCGCCTGGAAGCCCAATGCGTGCCGGGTCAAATTCTTGTTTCCAGGGCGATTAATGAGCAGGTTGCCTCTAGAATCGAAGCGATTTCGCAGGCGGCCGGAACCAAAAAACTGAAAAATATCTCAAGCGAATTTGAGGTTTTTACCATTTCCACTGATAAAACAAATAATCTTGAAAGCGCTGACATCTCTGAAGAACAAGAAGAAACAGACCGCTCACAAAAGCCAACGCTATCTATCCTGCCCTTTAAAAATCTGAATGAAAACGAAGACAGCTCTTTTTTGATCGATGGCGTCTATGAAGACATCCTGACCGAGCTTTCTATGGTAAGGCAACTTTCTATTGTTTCACGCCAATCAAGCGTGAACTTTGCAGATAGCGATAAGGAACTAGATGATTTCATCGCTCAGTTTAAAGTCAATTACCTCATCCAAGGCTCGATTAGATCATCCGGCTCAAAGGTACGCGTAACGGTTTCACTCTTAGAGGCTGACACCAAAGAAATCGTTTGGAGCAAGCGGTTTGACCGAAATTTAGACGATATATTCGAAGTTCAGGATGAGATCGTTCGCAGCGTGACACAGGCGATTTTGGGCGAAATTGAGCTGGCCAGCTTGAACCGAGCAAAACGTAAACCCACCCAAAATATGAGCTCTTATGAATTTCTTCTAAGGGGAAAAGAAGGGCATCATGCGATCGACAAGGAGGCCAATGCGCATGCGCTTGAAATGTTCGATAAAGCCATCGAAGCAGACCCTGCTAACGCACAAGCTTATGCATGGAAGGCGTGCACTATGGGGCAAGCCTTGGGCCGTGGATGGATAGAGAAATCGCTTGAAGAGGTTATGCCTGAATTTAATAAATTGATGGATCACGCCGTCAAAGCAGATCCCAATGATTTCGAGCTTCACAGGCTTTTATGCGGTATAAGCACCATGACAGGAAAATTTAAAGCGGCCGTTGAACATGGGAAAAAAGCCTATGATATGGTGCCGAATGATCCAAGAATTTTGCAACAATATGGCGAAATTCTATTGAAAACGGGCAAAACCAAACAGGGCTGTGATTTAACATTGCTCGCGTTGGAATATGATCCGGTGGCGCAGGGCCAAACCAATAGTGATAAGCGCAAAAGCGATGCTGTTTTTGGGTGCTTGATGGATGATCGGGTTGAACTGGGGTTAGAGCTGGCGGAAGAAATTGAGGCTTGTTCGGAAAATATACTTCTGTTTGCTGCGGCGCTCTCAGTTGCAAAACATGGCTCTTTGGAACCATGTCCTTGGCTGATCAAGGATCTGAAAACCTGCAATTTTGAAGGGCTGGAAGCAGCGATTGAAGAGATGGGTAGATATGACGTGGTGGTTCAAAGCACGTTACGAGAGGTATTTCTGGATCACGTCGCAAAGCTGCAACCCAAATTGCAATTGGTAAGCTGA
- a CDS encoding DUF4440 domain-containing protein, which translates to MALFEKWEEAWNKNDAAAWIALLHEDYQFKFHSNGKVMKKSDMTPEMMSAVMRNESVTNRRCLYENDDICVIHQFNDFENGDKEAVMLVTLKKDGLFWRTETGATPLK; encoded by the coding sequence ATGGCACTTTTTGAAAAATGGGAAGAGGCTTGGAATAAGAATGACGCTGCAGCCTGGATCGCATTGCTTCATGAGGATTATCAATTCAAATTTCATTCCAACGGGAAGGTTATGAAAAAATCTGATATGACGCCTGAGATGATGTCCGCTGTCATGAGAAATGAGAGCGTTACAAACAGGCGCTGTCTATATGAGAATGATGATATTTGCGTGATCCACCAATTCAATGACTTTGAAAATGGCGATAAAGAAGCGGTTATGTTGGTGACGCTGAAAAAAGATGGGTTGTTTTGGCGCACTGAAACAGGTGCCACACCCCTTAAATAA